In Peptococcaceae bacterium, one genomic interval encodes:
- the flhB gene encoding flagellar biosynthesis protein FlhB, producing the protein MSSLRLNLQLFAGEKTERATPRRREEARKKGQVARSNEIVTVTVLALTLLLLQVWFPAMARDFQKFFYHIFSYSSADLTVERAEAMVLETVLVMAKMAGPVLLVALAAGLVSNVVQVGFLLTAEPLKFDLNRLNPARGFQRIFSKRAVIELVKSVLKTLLVGYVALSFLRKQLPGLSVLMGFPVESSLAYLGDITFAVSWRILLVLFILALGDYAYQVYEYEQSLKMSKQEVKEEYKTIEGDPQLRARIRERQRQLAARRMMQEVPRATVVITNPAHVAVALKYEEEMNAPVVVAKGQDHLAARIKEIASAHGVTVVENKTLAWILYKRVEINMAIPADLYQAVAEVIAHVYRLKKRY; encoded by the coding sequence ATGAGTTCCTTGAGATTAAATCTGCAGCTTTTTGCCGGAGAAAAAACGGAGAGGGCCACTCCGCGCAGGAGAGAAGAAGCCCGCAAGAAAGGCCAGGTAGCCAGGAGCAACGAGATTGTTACCGTTACTGTGCTTGCGCTCACGCTGCTTTTGCTCCAGGTATGGTTTCCCGCGATGGCCCGTGATTTTCAGAAGTTCTTTTATCATATATTTTCATACAGCAGCGCGGATTTGACAGTGGAACGCGCGGAGGCTATGGTTCTTGAGACGGTTCTCGTTATGGCCAAAATGGCCGGGCCGGTCCTTTTGGTGGCGCTTGCAGCCGGGTTGGTGTCGAATGTGGTACAGGTCGGCTTTCTCTTGACAGCGGAACCGCTTAAGTTTGATTTAAACAGGCTTAACCCGGCCAGAGGATTCCAACGCATTTTTTCCAAGCGGGCGGTAATTGAACTCGTCAAGTCGGTTTTGAAGACGCTGCTGGTGGGATACGTGGCTTTAAGTTTTCTGAGAAAACAGCTGCCTGGTCTGTCGGTGTTGATGGGATTCCCCGTTGAGTCGTCTCTGGCCTACCTGGGAGATATCACTTTCGCGGTTAGCTGGCGGATCCTGCTGGTGCTTTTTATACTGGCCCTAGGTGACTATGCGTACCAGGTCTATGAGTACGAGCAGTCCTTAAAAATGAGCAAACAGGAAGTGAAAGAGGAGTATAAAACAATTGAAGGGGACCCCCAGCTCAGGGCCAGAATAAGAGAAAGGCAGAGACAGCTGGCTGCCAGGCGAATGATGCAGGAGGTGCCCAGGGCAACGGTGGTTATTACCAACCCTGCACATGTGGCGGTTGCGTTGAAATATGAGGAGGAGATGAATGCTCCCGTGGTGGTGGCGAAAGGCCAGGACCACCTTGCCGCCAGGATAAAAGAAATCGCTTCGGCTCATGGGGTGACAGTCGTTGAGAACAAAACACTGGCCTGGATATTGTATAAAAGAGTTGAAATCAACATGGCCATCCCGGCAGACCTCTATCAGGCTGTAGCCGAAGTGATCGCCCATGTTTACAGGCTGAAGAAACGTTATTAG
- the flhF gene encoding flagellar biosynthesis protein FlhF has translation MRVKRFVASDIQEAMAKIKSEMGTDAVILHTRYFKEGGILGLFKKNYVEVTAAADSGSDTRPGKTNAAPGTQGGRSILPPARRPAENLAREAEPEAIQAGYELDEMKKVMSEMSRLIENTGHISRFPKLGQNLFARLKKQGVDEKIAVKTVKATMQELALHANIPDEQVNSIFFNNLLKPIKNKSKPVVFDRSRYRIPKVYAMVGPTGVGKTTTIAKLAAMYAIVEMKKISFVTVDTYRIAAPEQLKTIGEIMNVPVSVVYSLNQLKECLMEISDSDIIFIDTAGRSHKNALHIEELHNYLEIANPDEVFLALSATSKYQDLLQILDVYQDLGITRLIFTKLDETSFFGPLYNIACKTKYPLSYFTIGQNIPDDIEIADPIKLVQMLIKE, from the coding sequence ATGCGGGTCAAGAGATTTGTAGCCAGTGACATCCAGGAGGCCATGGCCAAAATCAAAAGTGAAATGGGAACAGATGCCGTAATACTCCACACCAGGTATTTCAAAGAAGGAGGAATACTGGGCCTGTTTAAGAAGAACTATGTTGAAGTTACCGCTGCCGCCGATAGCGGTTCTGATACAAGGCCCGGCAAGACGAACGCTGCGCCGGGGACACAGGGGGGCAGGTCCATCTTGCCGCCTGCCAGAAGACCTGCGGAAAACTTGGCCCGGGAAGCCGAACCTGAAGCTATTCAGGCAGGATATGAACTTGATGAAATGAAAAAAGTAATGTCAGAGATGAGCAGGCTGATAGAGAACACGGGTCATATATCCCGTTTTCCAAAACTTGGGCAGAATCTTTTTGCCCGCCTGAAGAAACAGGGTGTCGATGAAAAAATCGCCGTAAAAACGGTAAAGGCCACCATGCAGGAACTGGCGCTGCATGCGAATATCCCTGACGAACAGGTCAACAGCATTTTTTTCAACAACCTTCTCAAGCCGATAAAGAACAAGAGCAAACCGGTTGTTTTCGACAGAAGCAGGTACAGGATCCCCAAGGTTTATGCCATGGTCGGTCCCACGGGTGTCGGGAAAACCACTACCATAGCCAAACTGGCCGCCATGTACGCGATTGTGGAGATGAAGAAGATTTCGTTTGTCACTGTTGATACTTACCGCATCGCAGCCCCCGAGCAGTTGAAGACCATTGGCGAAATAATGAATGTTCCGGTTAGCGTGGTTTATTCACTTAACCAGTTGAAAGAGTGCTTGATGGAAATCTCAGACAGTGACATAATTTTTATAGATACGGCGGGAAGAAGCCATAAAAACGCCCTGCATATTGAAGAACTACATAATTACCTGGAGATAGCCAACCCGGATGAAGTGTTTTTAGCTCTTTCCGCTACCAGCAAATACCAGGATTTGCTGCAAATCCTTGATGTTTACCAGGATCTAGGGATAACGCGGCTGATTTTCACCAAACTTGACGAGACTTCATTCTTTGGTCCTCTATACAACATTGCCTGCAAGACAAAATACCCCCTTTCCTATTTCACTATTGGGCAAAACATCCCTGATGACATAGAGATCGCCGATCCCATAAAACTTGTACAGATGCTTATTAAGGAGTAG
- the fliY gene encoding flagellar motor switch phosphatase FliY, whose translation MSSGSILSQDEINALLNDTFAKNAGTGETPEESNILDPMEVDTLGEIANISMGAAATTLSSLLGKKIEITTPSVSLTTTGIIKKEYDKAYVMVDVNYNRGLQGSNILVIHSYDAGVMVDLMMGGDGSQPPLELNELHLSAVSEAMNQMMGTSCTSLSQILNKRIDISPPTLDLYEMKNYHFAFDDTETIVKISFKVVIQGLIDSEMMQLMPVSFAKELYKELMAKNDFSDKAVNKGIENEFTGKTAKPAERRAEPMPYQQSQFMEVREFQTEKLQSPVTVSPPAFQQFSPEPAQVSGQPNLNLILDVGLQLSVELGRTQRKIKDILELTTGSIIELDKLAGEPADILVNGKLLAKGEVVVIDENFGVRVTEIISPAERVKNLR comes from the coding sequence TTGAGTAGTGGTAGTATCCTCTCGCAGGACGAAATCAACGCGCTTTTAAACGACACTTTCGCCAAAAACGCCGGCACCGGAGAAACACCCGAAGAAAGCAATATTCTGGACCCTATGGAAGTAGACACCCTGGGGGAGATTGCCAATATTTCCATGGGGGCAGCCGCGACAACCCTGTCCTCGCTGCTGGGGAAAAAGATTGAGATTACCACGCCTTCCGTGTCTCTTACCACGACAGGGATCATTAAGAAAGAATATGATAAAGCCTATGTGATGGTGGATGTTAACTATAACCGGGGATTGCAGGGTTCCAACATTCTCGTTATTCACTCCTATGATGCCGGCGTGATGGTGGACCTGATGATGGGCGGCGATGGTAGCCAGCCTCCCCTTGAGCTGAACGAGCTCCACCTCAGCGCCGTAAGCGAGGCGATGAACCAGATGATGGGGACCTCCTGCACTTCGCTGTCCCAGATACTGAACAAGCGCATTGATATATCACCGCCAACGCTGGATTTGTATGAAATGAAAAATTATCACTTCGCTTTCGATGATACGGAAACTATTGTGAAAATATCCTTCAAGGTGGTGATACAAGGACTGATCGACAGCGAGATGATGCAGCTGATGCCTGTGTCATTTGCCAAAGAACTTTACAAAGAACTAATGGCCAAAAACGATTTTTCTGACAAGGCAGTTAATAAAGGGATCGAAAATGAATTTACGGGTAAAACCGCAAAACCTGCGGAAAGACGGGCGGAACCGATGCCCTATCAACAGTCTCAGTTCATGGAAGTGAGAGAATTCCAAACAGAGAAGTTGCAAAGCCCTGTCACAGTGAGCCCCCCGGCATTCCAGCAGTTCTCGCCGGAGCCGGCACAGGTAAGTGGGCAGCCCAACCTCAACCTGATCCTTGATGTCGGGCTTCAGCTTTCAGTAGAGTTGGGCAGAACACAAAGGAAGATAAAAGATATTCTGGAACTGACCACAGGGTCCATCATCGAACTGGACAAGCTGGCTGGCGAACCGGCCGATATCTTGGTAAACGGGAAACTTTTAGCCAAGGGAGAAGTGGTAGTGATCGACGAAAACTTTGGAGTGAGAGTGACGGAAATCATTTCACCGGCGGAGAGGGTAAAGAATTTAAGATAA
- a CDS encoding flagellar biosynthetic protein FliO: MAGFIYALAAAAQTEAAELQPQLQPSMAGLFFRLVISLLMILLLTLAVFRIIRKHQKLQLKLQREKTGWIRIYDFQALAPNKGLYLVEVFSRVYVLAAGESGLSVLLEIDQDDEEWQAVKAALEASEQLIPPGITAVFKDRIFGRSEKRPRETFEKELSQKLSDEVNKRLEKTHRLFHRAKEGENGSE; encoded by the coding sequence ATGGCAGGCTTTATTTATGCTCTTGCGGCAGCGGCTCAAACAGAAGCCGCTGAACTTCAACCCCAGCTACAACCCAGCATGGCCGGCCTTTTCTTTCGCCTGGTTATTAGCCTGCTCATGATACTGCTTTTAACTCTGGCGGTTTTTCGAATCATCAGGAAACATCAAAAGCTGCAGTTGAAACTGCAGCGGGAGAAAACGGGCTGGATTCGCATATACGACTTCCAAGCACTGGCACCGAATAAGGGATTATACCTGGTGGAAGTGTTCTCGCGCGTTTATGTTTTGGCGGCTGGAGAAAGCGGTCTGAGCGTCCTTCTCGAGATTGACCAGGATGATGAAGAATGGCAGGCCGTAAAAGCCGCCCTGGAAGCATCCGAACAGCTTATACCACCAGGCATAACCGCGGTTTTCAAAGATAGAATATTCGGCAGGTCTGAAAAAAGGCCTCGGGAAACGTTTGAAAAGGAACTCAGCCAAAAGCTCAGCGATGAGGTTAATAAACGGCTGGAGAAAACCCATCGTTTATTCCACCGGGCTAAGGAAGGGGAAAACGGCAGTGAATAA
- the fliP gene encoding flagellar type III secretion system pore protein FliP (The bacterial flagellar biogenesis protein FliP forms a type III secretion system (T3SS)-type pore required for flagellar assembly.) has product MNKRILIVLFLLAALFWGGVVYAAPLALPKIGLEVSASDQPGDIALSLQLLALLTVLSLAPAILILMTSFTRIIVVLSFLRNALATQQMPPNQVLIGLALFLTFFTMAPVWSEMNQEAIQPYLKGEMSQEEAFDRAMEPLRTFMFNQTRENDLALFVNLSKLPKPNSKEDIPTSTLIPAFAVSELKTAFQIGFIIYIPFIVIDMVVASTLMSMGMLMLPPMMISLPFKLLLFILVDGWHLVVQTLVSSFR; this is encoded by the coding sequence GTGAATAAAAGGATATTAATAGTCCTCTTCCTTCTCGCGGCGCTTTTTTGGGGGGGTGTTGTTTATGCGGCGCCGTTAGCTCTTCCCAAGATAGGATTGGAAGTGAGCGCTTCCGACCAGCCGGGCGATATAGCTCTAAGCCTCCAATTGCTGGCCCTGCTCACGGTTTTAAGCCTTGCCCCGGCGATTCTGATCCTGATGACCTCGTTTACGCGGATCATTGTGGTGCTTTCCTTTTTAAGAAACGCGCTGGCGACCCAGCAGATGCCCCCCAACCAGGTGCTTATAGGACTGGCCCTGTTCCTGACCTTTTTTACGATGGCCCCCGTCTGGTCGGAAATGAACCAGGAAGCAATTCAACCGTACCTGAAAGGGGAAATGTCCCAGGAAGAGGCTTTTGACAGGGCAATGGAGCCCTTGCGGACTTTTATGTTCAATCAGACCCGGGAAAACGACCTGGCGCTTTTCGTCAACTTGTCCAAACTGCCCAAACCAAACAGCAAGGAAGACATTCCGACTTCAACTTTGATCCCGGCTTTTGCCGTCAGCGAGCTGAAAACAGCTTTCCAGATAGGTTTCATTATCTATATTCCGTTTATTGTCATTGACATGGTCGTGGCAAGTACCCTCATGTCCATGGGAATGTTAATGCTCCCTCCGATGATGATCTCTTTGCCGTTTAAACTTCTTCTTTTCATCCTGGTGGATGGATGGCACCTGGTTGTGCAGACGCTGGTGAGCAGTTTTCGCTGA
- the fliR gene encoding flagellar biosynthetic protein FliR — MLQESDKFFILLARLGGIAFAPVYSTKNLPVTWKAAFILFMALTAWQLGAGENFDVPGSTAAYLLVVASEVVTGLALSLVAQLFFAAVQLAGEVIDVQMGFGIMNVIDPLSGTQAPILGNLKFILALLVFLQVNGHHLFIQALFDSYSLVPVGRLSIQKDFAALLTTYFGGVFATGFKLALPVAAALFFTDLIMGIMSRTIPQMNIFLVGMPAKILLGFGVLLAAIPFYIYLMNTLIAEMVKQLYHILDVMV, encoded by the coding sequence TTGTTACAGGAAAGCGACAAGTTCTTCATATTGCTGGCGCGCCTTGGAGGGATCGCTTTCGCTCCTGTATACAGCACTAAGAATCTTCCCGTTACCTGGAAGGCAGCCTTTATCCTATTTATGGCGCTTACTGCATGGCAGCTTGGCGCCGGCGAAAACTTCGATGTCCCCGGCAGTACGGCGGCCTACCTGCTTGTCGTTGCCAGTGAAGTTGTCACCGGCCTGGCTTTATCGCTGGTAGCCCAGCTTTTCTTTGCCGCAGTTCAGCTGGCGGGAGAGGTTATTGACGTCCAGATGGGATTCGGGATTATGAACGTGATCGATCCGCTGAGCGGGACACAGGCTCCGATCCTGGGAAACCTCAAATTCATCCTGGCCTTGCTCGTCTTCTTACAGGTAAACGGCCATCATCTTTTTATCCAGGCGCTGTTTGACAGCTACAGTCTCGTACCTGTGGGCCGCCTGTCAATTCAAAAGGATTTCGCCGCACTTTTGACCACATATTTCGGCGGCGTTTTTGCAACCGGCTTCAAGCTCGCCTTACCGGTTGCGGCAGCACTGTTTTTTACGGACTTAATCATGGGGATAATGTCGCGGACCATACCGCAGATGAATATCTTTTTGGTGGGGATGCCCGCCAAGATACTTCTGGGTTTTGGCGTTTTACTTGCGGCAATACCGTTTTATATATACCTGATGAATACGTTGATCGCCGAAATGGTGAAGCAGTTATACCATATACTTGATGTGATGGTATGA
- the fliQ gene encoding flagellar biosynthesis protein FliQ produces MSQDYIIYLAREAVYTILLLSAPLLGTSLLVGLLVSIFQATTQIQEQTLTFVPKIVLVLVMLVIFGPWMLNLLIGFTKGLFQTIPGLMR; encoded by the coding sequence ATGTCACAGGATTATATTATTTACCTGGCCAGAGAAGCCGTGTACACGATTTTGCTTCTTTCCGCGCCGCTTTTGGGGACGAGCCTGCTGGTGGGCCTTCTGGTCAGTATCTTTCAAGCCACCACCCAGATCCAGGAACAGACCCTCACTTTTGTGCCCAAGATTGTGCTGGTCCTGGTCATGCTCGTTATTTTCGGACCGTGGATGCTTAATCTTCTTATCGGTTTCACCAAAGGACTTTTTCAGACCATTCCGGGTTTGATGAGATAA
- a CDS encoding MinD/ParA family protein, with amino-acid sequence MKNQADSLRLLVQSMKEDLEAQIDGQEKHTKVITIASGKGGVGKSSFAVNLSLALSEFRQKVILLDADLGLANIDVILGISPPYNLSQVIRGEKSVSEVIYNGPKGIKIIPGGTGMYELANLQEWQLVNFLTKLSHLDGTADFFIIDASAGLSKSVLSFALAADEIIIVTTGEPTALTDAYGMIKTIRQQRYNGRVKLVVNRIIDAAEGVAVYKKLEIAVNRFLKYSLDYLGPIREDPKVGQAINEQSPLVLTYPHAPASQDILTIAASMSKQEYHPNPHNGLKGFFSRVAEYFR; translated from the coding sequence ATGAAGAACCAGGCCGATAGCTTGCGTTTGCTTGTCCAGAGTATGAAAGAGGATTTGGAAGCGCAAATAGATGGGCAGGAAAAACACACGAAGGTGATTACCATTGCCAGCGGAAAAGGCGGAGTCGGAAAAAGCAGCTTTGCCGTTAATCTATCGCTAGCCCTGTCCGAGTTCAGACAAAAGGTGATCCTGCTCGATGCTGACCTTGGGCTGGCTAATATCGATGTCATCCTTGGAATATCGCCTCCTTATAACCTTTCCCAGGTTATAAGGGGGGAAAAGTCGGTTTCGGAAGTTATTTACAACGGCCCGAAAGGGATCAAGATTATTCCTGGCGGTACCGGTATGTACGAGCTGGCCAACCTGCAGGAGTGGCAACTGGTAAATTTTCTCACCAAACTCAGCCATCTTGACGGGACAGCGGATTTTTTCATCATCGATGCCAGTGCGGGACTCTCCAAGTCTGTGCTGAGTTTTGCCCTTGCGGCTGATGAGATAATTATTGTGACAACAGGCGAACCGACGGCCCTGACCGATGCCTATGGGATGATTAAAACGATCAGGCAGCAGAGGTATAACGGCAGGGTTAAACTGGTGGTGAACCGGATAATCGATGCCGCCGAGGGGGTTGCGGTTTACAAAAAACTGGAAATTGCGGTCAACCGTTTTTTAAAGTATTCGCTGGATTATCTTGGACCCATCAGGGAAGACCCCAAGGTGGGACAGGCCATTAATGAACAATCTCCGCTGGTCCTCACGTATCCTCATGCGCCTGCCTCGCAAGATATTCTGACGATTGCGGCAAGTATGTCCAAACAGGAATATCATCCTAACCCGCATAACGGGTTGAAAGGTTTTTTCAGCAGGGTAGCCGAATACTTCAGGTAG
- the flhA gene encoding flagellar biosynthesis protein FlhA — MSTSPLIRRIVSYIDVIITLGILSIVLLMIIPLHPTLLDVLIVFNITCAVVILLVSMYNKEALDFSIFPSLLLVMTLYRLALNISSTRLILLQANAGQVIRQFGQFVVGGNPFVGFVIFLILVVIQFIVITRGAERVAEVAARFTLDAMPGKQMSIDADLNAGLITEEEARQRRNKIQREADFYGAMDGASKFVKGDAIAGVIITVINILGGMAVGMLQRKMGGIGEVAQTYTLLTVGDGLVTQIPALLLSTATGIIVTRAASDYSLGKDLTRQVFSEPKLLAITAGVLVFLGLVPGLPKLPFLFLGVSLAFLAYTQNRSRQVTRQAESRQAVQKEQEEDKKLDTVYALLHVDPVELELGYGLIPLVDEKQGGDLLDRVVMIRRQCALELGIVIPPVRIRDNIQLSPNAYVLKLKGVPQARGEVMMGHYLAMGGEKDIPGIAAKDPAFGLPALWISETLREEAEMAGYTVVDPPAVLATHITEFLKNNAAEIISRQDVKTLLDNLKKEYPAVVEEVVPGILSLAEVHKVLSNLLKERIPIRDLVTIMEALGDWGAISRDPDVLTEHVRQKLARQIGQLYADEEGKIYCITLDPKVEEIIKNGIQAGEYGSYLAIEPGTAQEIIRRIAGFLEKSGMLGKQVVVLVSPAVRSPLRRLLEKVLPAVPVLSYSEIPANLDIESVGMVKV, encoded by the coding sequence GTGTCAACCTCTCCACTTATTCGCAGGATTGTCAGTTACATAGATGTCATTATCACCTTGGGTATTCTATCCATCGTTTTATTGATGATCATACCCCTGCATCCCACACTGCTTGATGTTTTGATTGTTTTTAACATCACATGTGCTGTGGTGATCCTGCTTGTTTCCATGTATAACAAGGAAGCGCTGGATTTCTCAATCTTTCCCTCGCTGCTTCTGGTTATGACCCTGTACCGCCTGGCTTTGAATATATCCTCAACCCGCTTGATACTGCTGCAGGCCAACGCCGGGCAGGTGATCCGCCAGTTCGGGCAGTTTGTGGTGGGAGGCAACCCCTTTGTTGGATTTGTCATTTTTTTAATCCTGGTGGTTATCCAGTTTATTGTCATTACCAGGGGCGCCGAAAGAGTGGCCGAAGTGGCGGCCCGTTTCACCCTGGACGCCATGCCTGGCAAGCAGATGAGTATTGATGCTGACCTTAATGCAGGCCTGATAACTGAAGAAGAGGCCCGCCAGAGGAGAAACAAGATCCAGCGGGAAGCTGATTTTTACGGGGCCATGGACGGCGCCAGCAAGTTTGTAAAAGGAGACGCCATTGCCGGTGTAATTATCACTGTTATTAATATACTGGGAGGCATGGCTGTTGGCATGCTGCAAAGAAAAATGGGCGGGATCGGGGAAGTCGCTCAAACGTACACGCTGCTTACCGTTGGGGACGGTCTTGTCACCCAGATTCCGGCGCTGCTTCTTTCCACGGCCACCGGTATAATCGTAACCAGGGCCGCCTCCGACTACAGCCTGGGTAAAGATTTGACCAGACAGGTTTTTTCGGAACCCAAACTGCTGGCTATAACAGCCGGAGTGCTGGTCTTTCTTGGTCTTGTGCCTGGCCTGCCCAAACTGCCGTTCCTGTTCCTGGGAGTAAGTCTGGCTTTCCTGGCTTACACACAAAATAGGAGCAGGCAGGTGACAAGACAGGCTGAATCGCGGCAAGCGGTCCAGAAAGAACAGGAAGAAGACAAAAAACTTGATACTGTCTATGCCCTGCTGCACGTCGATCCCGTCGAGCTGGAACTGGGGTACGGGTTGATTCCCCTGGTCGACGAAAAACAAGGGGGAGACCTGCTGGACAGGGTGGTCATGATTCGCAGGCAGTGCGCGCTGGAACTGGGGATTGTGATCCCTCCCGTTAGGATACGCGACAATATCCAGCTTTCGCCGAATGCTTACGTATTAAAGTTGAAAGGCGTACCCCAGGCCAGGGGAGAGGTGATGATGGGCCATTACCTGGCGATGGGTGGGGAAAAGGATATACCCGGTATAGCAGCGAAAGACCCCGCTTTTGGGCTGCCAGCCCTCTGGATCAGTGAGACGCTGCGAGAAGAAGCTGAAATGGCGGGGTACACGGTTGTTGATCCTCCGGCGGTGCTGGCCACGCATATTACGGAATTCTTAAAGAACAATGCTGCCGAGATCATCAGCCGGCAGGATGTCAAAACCCTGCTGGACAATTTGAAGAAGGAGTACCCCGCCGTGGTGGAAGAAGTCGTGCCTGGCATTCTTTCCCTGGCGGAGGTGCATAAGGTGCTGTCCAACCTGCTGAAAGAGCGGATACCGATCAGGGACCTGGTCACGATTATGGAAGCGCTTGGGGACTGGGGCGCAATATCCAGGGACCCTGACGTGCTGACGGAACATGTGCGCCAGAAACTGGCCCGGCAGATCGGGCAGTTGTATGCCGACGAAGAGGGTAAGATTTATTGCATTACCCTGGATCCAAAGGTTGAAGAAATAATAAAGAACGGCATCCAGGCGGGGGAATACGGTAGTTATTTAGCCATAGAACCGGGGACTGCCCAGGAAATTATCAGGCGAATAGCCGGTTTTTTGGAAAAGAGCGGCATGCTGGGGAAACAGGTGGTCGTGCTGGTTTCACCGGCGGTTCGTTCTCCCCTGCGCCGTCTGCTGGAAAAGGTTTTGCCGGCGGTTCCTGTGCTTTCATACAGCGAAATTCCTGCGAACCTGGATATTGAGTCGGTGGGGATGGTGAAGGTATAG
- a CDS encoding response regulator — protein sequence MPRVLIVDDAAFMRMMLKDILTKNGYEVVGEAENGQVAVDKYKELKPDLVTMDITMPELDGISAVRRIKGIDQNARIVMCSAMGQQAMVIDAIQAGARDFIVKPFQPERVLEAVQKALF from the coding sequence ATGCCGAGAGTGCTGATAGTGGACGACGCTGCGTTTATGAGAATGATGTTGAAAGATATCTTGACGAAAAATGGCTACGAAGTTGTGGGTGAAGCGGAAAACGGACAGGTGGCCGTAGATAAGTATAAGGAATTGAAACCCGACCTGGTAACCATGGATATTACCATGCCCGAGCTGGATGGGATTTCAGCGGTTAGGAGAATAAAGGGAATTGACCAGAACGCCAGGATAGTTATGTGCAGCGCGATGGGACAGCAGGCCATGGTTATTGACGCCATCCAGGCCGGGGCACGGGATTTTATAGTTAAACCGTTCCAGCCGGAAAGGGTGTTGGAAGCAGTACAAAAAGCTCTCTTTTAG
- the fliM gene encoding flagellar motor switch protein FliM: MSEILSQSEIDALLSALQSGEVDVEAIRDEETSKKIRVYDFRRPSKFSKDQLYTLEVLYDNFGRLLTTMLSGSLRTRVMAKVASVDQITYEEFIRSIPNPTILNIFSMLPLEGKGILEINPVIGFSIIDRLFGGPGLSSIKGRPLTEIEKSVMERVAERILNLFTDAWSSLLQVNAYLESIEINPQFTQVLSPLEMVVIITINMQIGETEGLVNICLPCLMLEPLSDKLNTKFWFSGSVRSVNQDNSRHIKRIIEKTDVPVSVILGTNTISLSELLELQVGDVINLEQPVNRDVEVYIKSSLKFLGQPGLIGNRLAVKITQLYQEGSEEIE; encoded by the coding sequence ATGAGCGAGATACTTTCCCAATCGGAAATTGACGCGTTGTTGTCCGCCTTGCAGTCAGGCGAGGTTGATGTTGAAGCCATCAGGGACGAAGAGACCAGCAAAAAGATTCGCGTTTACGATTTTCGCCGTCCCAGCAAGTTTTCCAAAGACCAGTTGTATACCCTGGAAGTGTTGTATGATAATTTCGGACGGCTGTTGACAACCATGCTGTCGGGAAGCCTGCGCACGCGCGTCATGGCGAAAGTGGCCTCTGTTGATCAGATTACGTACGAGGAGTTCATCAGGTCTATCCCCAACCCTACGATTCTTAACATTTTCAGCATGCTGCCGCTGGAAGGTAAAGGTATTCTGGAGATCAACCCCGTGATCGGCTTCAGCATCATCGACAGGCTTTTCGGGGGCCCGGGCTTGAGCTCTATCAAGGGCAGACCGCTTACGGAAATAGAAAAAAGCGTGATGGAAAGAGTGGCTGAAAGAATCCTCAACCTGTTCACAGACGCCTGGAGCAGCCTGCTGCAAGTTAATGCTTACCTGGAAAGCATCGAGATTAACCCTCAGTTTACCCAGGTTTTGTCGCCCCTGGAGATGGTCGTGATTATTACCATAAACATGCAAATTGGGGAAACTGAAGGGCTGGTAAACATCTGCCTGCCCTGCCTGATGCTTGAACCGCTCTCCGATAAACTGAACACCAAGTTCTGGTTCAGCGGGAGCGTGCGTTCCGTAAATCAGGACAATTCCAGGCATATCAAAAGGATCATAGAAAAAACCGATGTGCCTGTTTCCGTTATACTTGGGACGAACACCATTTCCCTCAGCGAGCTTCTGGAACTTCAGGTGGGAGACGTGATCAACCTTGAACAACCTGTAAACAGGGATGTCGAGGTCTATATCAAATCTAGCCTAAAATTTTTGGGACAACCGGGACTCATCGGGAACAGGCTTGCCGTGAAAATAACCCAGCTTTATCAGGAAGGGAGCGAGGAAATTGAGTAG